The sequence GGCACCTTGTAGCGGGCCAGGGACTCCGCGGCGTGTGCCTGGAGCCCGTCCACGGTGAGGCTCTCCCCCGGCGCCAGGACGACGACGGCCCGGACCGCCGCGCCGGTGCGTGGGTCGGGGATGCCGATGACCGCGCTCTCCACGACCGCCGGGTGCTGGTCGAGGATCCGCTCCACCTCTGCCGGGTAGACGTTGAAGCCGCTCACCAGGATCAGGTCGCTGCGCCGGTCGACCAGGTGCAGGTCGCCGTCGGCGTCGCGGTAGGCGAGGTCACCGGTGCCTAGCCAGCCGTCGGCGTCGGGCCCGTCGGCGCCGTCGGGCCAGTAGCCGGCGAAGAGGTTGGGGCCGCGCACCCAGATCTCGCCCGGGCCCGCGTCGGCGTCGTCGGCGTCGTCGGTGTCGTCGGCGTGCCCGGTCCCCGGCCCGTCCGCGCCGTCGCCGGTCTCCTCGCCGGCGGGCGGCTCCACGGTGGCCGCGCCGATCGTGGCGGTGTCGCGCAGCGCCAGCTCCACGCCTGGCACGGGACCGCCGATGCAGGCGGGCTTGGCGCGGCCGGTGGCCAAGGTGCTCGCCACCACGGGCGCCGCCTCCGTCAAGCCGTAGCCCTCCCACACGGTGACGGCCGCCCGCTCGCGCATCGCCGCCCACACCTCCTCGGGCAGCGGCGCGGCGCCGGCGGAGGCGATCCGCACGGCGGCGAAGGCGCGCCGCAGCTCGGCGTCGGGGTGGGCGGGGTCCTCGAGGCCGGCTGCGTCGGCCGCCGCCAGCCAGGCCTGGTACATCGGCGGGGCGCCCGGCACCGCCGTGACCTGCTCCTCGGCCATGACCGCCAGCGATCCGCGCGGGTCGAAGCTCTCCAGCAGCACGGCGCAGGCGCCGGTGGCCGCCACGAGGCCGAAGCCGGCGTTCAGGCCGTAGACGTGGAAGAGCGGCAGCGCCAGCAGCACCCGGTCGTCGGGCCGCACCGGCGGGGGCGACATCGCCAGGCACTGCTCCTGGTTGGCCCGCAGCGCTCCCGACGTCAGCATCGCGCCGCGGGGGCGGCCGGTCGTCCCGCTCGTGTAGCAGAGGAAGGCGAGCGCCTCCGGGTCGTCGTCCACCGCGGCGGCCGGCCCGTCGGCCTCGGGCGGGCCCGCCCAGACCGGTACGCCGCCCGGCGCCTCGCGCTCGGCGGTGGCGACCAGCAGCGCCGCGCCGGAGTCCGTGAGGACGTGCTCGAGCTCGGGGTCGGTGTAGGCGGTGTTCACCGGGACGACGACCAGCCCGGCCCGCAGCGCACCGAGCACCGCGCGCAGCCAGTCCAGCCCGTTCGGCAGCTGGACGGCGACCCGATCCCCGGGGGTCAGCCCGCGGTCGGCGTACCCGGCCGCGACCCGGTCCACCGCCGCGTCGAGCTGACCCCAGCTCAGCCGCCGGTCCCCGGCCACCACCGCCGGGGCGTCGGGGTCGCGCTGCGCGGCCGCGCGGACCAGCGCGGCCAGCGAGGTGCCTGCCTCGGACACTGACATCTCCCGTCGTCGGTGCGGCGCGCAACCGTGTCCCGGCGCGCGCTCGGGGACGCATGCGGGCAGGCTGCCGTGGACGAGCTGGGGCGATGTTGTCACCATGGGCCCAGCGCCGCAGCCCGCGCGCGCCGTTCCGGCGTGCGCGTCGAACGAGGACGGTCCTGGCACAGCGGGCCGACGAGGAGGTCGATCGCCCGCATGCCGCACCCCCTGGACGCCGAGCGCGCCGCCGGTCCGGCCGCCCGGCCCGGCCCTCGCGCGACCCCGTTCCCCCGCTCGAGCTCCGAGGTGCTGCAGGCGGTCCCCGAGCCGCCGGCGGAGCCGGCCGAGGAGATCGCCGAGCCCCCCACGGACGTCGTCGCGGAGCTCGCCGCCGCCGACCCCGGTGCGGTCGCCGCCGGGAACGTCGACGTGTGGGAGCTGGTCTCCCTGGCGCAGGGCGGCGACGCCGAGGCGTTCGGCCGCCTCTACGACCACTACGTGACGCTGGTGCACCGGTACGTCTACCACCGGGTCGGTGAGCGGGCCACGGCCGAGGACATCACCAGCGAGACGTTCGTGCGGGCGCTGCGGCGCATCGACTCGCTGTCGTTCCAGGGCCGCGACGTGGGGGCCTGGCTGGTCACCATCGCCCGCAACATCATCCGCGACCAGGTGAAGAGCAGCCGCTTCCGGCTGGAGATCACCACCGCCGACATGCGCGACGCCGACCGCGTCACCGACGGGCCGGAGGACGCGGTGCTCCAGCACCTCACGAACGAGCAGCTGCTCGCGTGCGTGGGACAGCTGGGGAGCGAGCAGCAGGAGTGCATCGTGCTGCGCTTCCTGCACGGTCTCTCCGTCTCCGAGACTGCCGAGATCATGGGGAAGAAGGACGGCGCCATCAAGGCGCTCCAGCACCGGGCGGTCCGGCGGCTGGCGAGCCTGCTCCCCGAGGGCCTGCGGTGACCCCGGCGAGGTGCGCGTGCGTAACCGAGCCCGCCGCCCCGTCGTTGGGCACGTCGCAGCGGGCGCCCGCCGGGAGCAGGACGACGGGAGGTGGCAGGTGATCCGGCACGACGACGGCTCGACCCTGACCGGCCCCCCGGCCACCCCCGGTCCCGAGGATGCGCTCGTCGCCCGTCTCGAGTCGCTCGCCGCGCACCTGGACACCGGCCCCGACCCGCAGTACCAGGCGCGGGCACGGGCCCGGCTGGTGGCGATGGCCGCCGTCCGCACTCCCGCGCCGGCTCCGCGCACGCTGCGCGACCGGCTGCTGGCGGCCCGGGCCGTCGACCGGCCGCCGTCCCGCTGGCGCGGGCGGATCACCGCCGGGCTGGCCGGCGCCGCCGTGGGCGTGACCGGGCTGGCGGCGCTCGTCGCGGTCGCGGCCGGAGCCCAGCCGGGCGACCCGCTCTACGACCTCAAGCGCGGCACCGAGCAGACGCAGCTGGCGCTCGCCGGTGACAGCCGCGGCCAGACCCTCCTGGAGCTGGCGAGCACCCGGCTCGGAGAGCTCGGGCTGCTCGTCGGTGAGGACGACGCCGCGCTGGTGGGGCGCACGCTGGCCACGATGGACGGGCACACCACCGAGGGGGCCGCCTGGCTCACCGAGCGTGCGGTCCGGATGCGGGATCCCGAGCCGCTGCAGGCCCTGGCCCGGTGGACGGCGGAGCAGTCCACCGGCCTGAGCGGCCTGCAGGGGAGCGTGCCGGCGGGTGCGGAGCCGGCGTTCGACCGGTCCGCCGACCTGCTCGGCGCGCTCACCGGGCGCGCCGAGGGGCTGCGGACGGCGCTGTCCTGCGCCAGCGGCCCCGCCACGACCGGCGCCGACGCGCTCGGGCCGGTTCCCGGGCTCTGCCTGGCGGACACCCCGCCCGAGGTGGTCGAGGCGCCGCCGGGCACGCCCCGGTCCGACCCGGGCAGGGGGACCGACACCGGGACGGGCACCGGGACGGCCGTCCCGCCGTCCGCGGGCCCTGCCGACCCGGCGACCCCGTCGGGCTCCGGCACCCCGTCTCCAGGAACCCCGGGGGTCCCCGGGCAGGCCGCCGTCCCGACGGAGCTCCCGGTGCCGGCGCAGAACGGGGGCGTGCTGCCGCCGGTGCCGTCCCTGCCGCTGCCCGACGGGTCGGGCGCCGTTCCGAGCGGAACCCCGGATCCCCCCGTCGTCGCCGTTCCGCTGCCGGGACCGGTGCGCATCTGCTTTCCGCCGCTGGCCACGATCGGGGACTGCTGACCAGGATCTGAGCGCGGCCGCCGACCGGGCTAGGGTCGCGACGACGGCGCCGGGGATGCGCGCAACTCGTGCCCGGCGGATCGAGACGGACCACTCAGGGAGGTCGCAGTGCCGCGACTGCCGGTACGCGGACGCCGTGCCGCGCAGCCCACGGAACGGACCGCCGAGGAGACCCGCGCCCACGTCGCCGGCGCGGCATCGGCCGCGGCCGCCGAGGTGGCGGCCCCGTCGGCCGTCGAGCCCGACCTCACCGCGGCCGCGTTCTTCGACGTGGACAACACGATGATGATGGGCGCGTCGCTGTTCTGGTTCGCCCGCGGGCTGGCCGCGCGCAAGTACCTGTCCAGCCGCGACATCGCCCGGTTCGCCTGGCAGCAGGCGAAGTTCCGCATCGCCGGCAACGAGAGCGCCGACGACATGCACACCATCCGCGAGAACGCGCTGGCCTTCGTCGCCGGCCGCGAGGTCTCCGAGATCGCGCAGGCCGGCGAGGAGATCTACGACGAGCTGATGGCCGACCGGATCTGGTCGGGCACCCGTGTCCTCGCCCAGCAGCACCTCGACGCCGGCCAGCGGGTGTGGCTGGTGACCGCCACACCGGTCGAGCTGGCCTCGATCATCGCCCACCGGCTGGGGCTGACCGGCGCCCTCGGCACCGTCTCGGAGATCGTCGACGGCCGCTACACCGGCCGGCTGGTCGGCGAACTCATGCACGGCCCGGCGAAGGCCGAGGCCGTGCGCGCCCTGGCCGAGCGCGAGGGCCTGGACCTCTCCCGGTGCACCGCGTACAGCGACTCGGCCAACGACCTGCCGATGCTGTCCCTGACCGGGACGGCGGTCGCGGTGAACCCCGACACCGAGCTGCGCGCCGTCGCCCGCGCCCGCGGGTGGGCGATCCGCGACTACCGCACCGGGCGCAAGGCCGCGAAGATCGGCGTCCCGACGGTGGCCGCGGCCGCCCTCTCGGGTGGGTTGGTGGGCGGGGCGCTGGCCCTGCGCAGGCGCAACAAGCTGTCCTGGTGGGCCGCTGAGCCGGTCACCCCGGTCGAGGAGCCGCGGCCGGCCTGGCAGGCCCTTCAGGCGCCGAAGACGCTCTTCCGGCGCAGGAGCAGCTGGTAGAGCGAGTGCTGGATGGTCTCCCGCACCTGGTCGGTGAGGTTGAAGACCAACATGGGGTCCTCGGCGGCGGCCGGGCCGTAGGACGCCGTCTCGATCGGCGTCCCGAAGGCGATCAGCCACTTCGACGGGAGCGGCACCAGCCCGAGCGGACCCAGCAGCGGGAACGTCGGGGTGACCGGGAAGTACGGCAGACCCAGCAACCGGGCAGCGGTCTTCGCGTTGCCGATCATCGGGTAGATCTCCTCGGCGCCCACGATGGCGCACGGGACGATCGGCGCCCCGGTACGCAGCGCCGCGGACACGAAGCCACCGCGGCCGAAGCGCTGGAGGGTGTAGCGCTCGCGGAACGGCTTCCCGATGCCCTTGAAGCCCTCGGGGAAGACGCCGACCAGCTCCCCCTCGGTGAGCAGCCGCTCGGCGTCCTCGTTGCAGGCGAGCGTGGCGCCGAGCTTGCGCGCCATGGCCCCCACCATGGGGAGCTCGAAGACGAGGTCGGCTCCGAGCAGGCGGAACCGCCGTGCGGCGGGGTGCTGGTCGTGCAGCGCGACGGTGGTCATCAGCGCGTCGACCGGCAGCGTGCCCGAGTGGTTGGCCACCACCAGCGCGCCGCTGTCGGCCGGCACGTTCTCCAGGCCGAGGGTCTCCACCCGGAACCACTTCTGGAACAGCGGGCGCAGCACCGGCAGCAGCACGTGGTCGGTCAGGTCCGGGTCGAAGCCGAACTCGTCGGTCCGGTAGTCGCCGGTCAGCCGGCGCTCCAGGAAGTCCACCCCGCCGGCGAGCTGCTCCTCCCAGCCCGGCGGCGGCGCAGCCGGGACGTAGGGCTCGTCGTCGTCGCGACGCAGCGGGATCACGCGGGCCTCAGGCATCGCGTACCGCCCGCAGGCCGGGGGGCGGCGGAGCCGGGCGGAACCGCTGCCCGACTGTGTTCGCGGTGTCACCGACCCTCCCCAGCAGCGACCGCAGCCCGCCGGCGACGGAACGGACCGCGCCGGGGTCGACGACCGGGGGCACGGTGCGGGCGTAGTCGGCCAGGGCGGCCTCCGTGGTGTGTCGGGGGGTGTAGCCGAACTCGGTGCGCAGGACGGTGGTGTCCACGACCCGGCCGAAGTTCAGGAACCGCATCTGCTCCGGCGAGTAGTCCACGAACCCGAAGCGGCGCGAGAGCCGGCCGACCGAGCCGAGCGCCGGCGAGGGCAGCGGCACCTCGATGCGGCCGAGCCGGCGGATGGCCTGGGACAGCAGCAGGGTGCCCTGACCGCCCACGTTGACGGTGCCGACGTAGTCACCGGTGCTGGCGCGGGTGAGTACCGCGAGGGCGTCGTCCTCGTGCAGCAGCTGGACGCGGGCGTCGTACCCGAGGGCGGTGGGGACCAGCGGCATCCGCAGGAAGCCGGTGAGCAGCGAGTCGATGCGCGGCCCGATGAAGTTGGTGAAGCGCAGCACGGCGAGGTCCACGTCGGGACGGCGACGGCCGAAGGAACGCACGTAGCCCTCGATGTCCACGCTGTCCTTGGCGAAACCGCCGGAGGGGACCTGCCGCGCCTGCATCGCCTCGGTGAAGACCGCGGGGTCGCGCGAGGAGGCCCCGTACACGGCGCTGGTGGACTTCAGCACGAACCGGCGGACCGACGGCGCCCGCTGGCACGCAGCCAGCAGCTGCATCGTGCCGATGACGTTGAGCTCCTTCATCGGCACCCGCCCGCCGGACCCGGCGGGCGTGGAGCTGATGTTCATGTGCACGACGGTGTCGACCGACGCCGCGGCGATGACCTTGCCGATCAGCGGGTTGCGGATGTCGGCCCGGACGAACTCCGTGCGACCCAGCCGGCGCAGCATGTCCGGTGACGGCGGGACGGTGTCCACGCCGATGACCCGCCTGATCCGCGGATCGGCTGCGAGCTCGGCCGCCAGCGCGCCTCCCAGCCACCGGCTGACACCGGTGACGAGGACGACCGCGGGCGGCACGAGCGTCAGCTCACTTCTTGTTGCGACGCTGAACGCGCGTCTTCTTCAGCAGCTTGCGGTGCTTCTTCTTCGCCATCCGCTTGCGCCGCTTCTTGATGACCGAACCCACGTGGTGCTCCCGACGTCGTGACGAATCAGATCAGCTCGAATGCGACACGGGCCGTGCCCGGTGTCGCTCGGCGACCGAGCGTACCCGAGCCGCCCCGCGGCGATGACACTGTCGCCGTCCGGACGACACCGCGGCCACGTGCCGGCTCCCGTCGGGCGGAGCCGGCACGTCACTCCTCGCGGGAGCCTCCGACCCCACTCGTCGTGACACCGCAGGCGTTGCGGCCTGAATCTCTCAGGCGATGTCGGTGTAGGCGTCGCGCAGGTAGTCCTGCACGGCGCGCTCCGGCACGCGGAACGAGCGGCCGACGCGGACGGCGGAGAGCTCACCGGCGTGGACGAGGCGGTACACGGTCATCTTCGAGACCCGCATCATCGAGGCGACCTCGGCGACGGTCAGGAAGGTGACGGCGGCGCGGGGGGCCGGGACGGCCGGGCGACCGAGCGGCATGGCGGCGGGGTGCTGGGCCGGCACGGGCCGGGCGACCGCCGCGGCGCTCATCGGGCGACCCATCGGGCGGGGGACGGGCATCCCCGGACGGACGACGGTGGCGGCAGCGTGGCGCTGGGGCATGGTCATGTCTTCGTCTCCGGAACCTAGCTCGTGTCGTGGCGCCGGCTTCCCCACCGGCAACTGAACACGCACGCGCTGGTACTGAGAGTAAGGGGACTGGCGTGACTGAAGCGATGGGTGAAACGAACAGGCGGACCGGTCCGTACTAGGCAGAACTACACCTATGCAACACGGTGCACACGCGTTCCGGCGCGTTTCGCGACACGGTGAGGCTCTGACGACGCTGCGTCGCACCACGGCGCCGGTACGTGCATTACCGTGTCCGACCGCTCGCGTCGGGTGCCCGTCGACCTGTCGACACGGGAAGGCGCCGGCAGCGCGTCCTGCCCTGTCGACGTCAGGACTTGTCGACGCCCAGCTCGAGGGAGCGGGTGTGCGCGGCCTCGATCGCGGCCATGAGCGCCGCCCGGACGCCGTGCTTCTCCAGCTCCCGGATCGCGGCGATGGTCGTGCCGCCCGGGCTGGAGACCGCCTCGCGCAGCTGGACGGGGTGCTCTCCCGAGTCGCGCATCATCACCGCCGCGCCGAGCGCGGTCTGCACGATCAGGTCGGCGGCCAGCGTCCGCGGCAGCCCCAGCAGGATGCCCGCGTCCACCATCGCCTCGACGAGGTAGAAGAAGTAGGCCGGTCCGCTGCCCGACAGCGCCGTGACGGCGTCCTGCTGCGACTCCGGCACCCGCCGCACCTGCCCGACGGCGGCCAGCAGCGCCTCCGCCTCGTCCAGGTGCTCCTCCCCGGCGTGGGCGCCGGCAGAGAGCACGCTCATGCCCTCGTCCACCAGCGCCGGCGTGTTCGGCATGACGCGCACCACCGGGACGCCGGCCGGCAGGGCCGCCTCGATCCGCTTCGTCGGCACCCCGGCGGCTACCGAGACCACCAGGTGCCCGTCGTCGACGTGCCCGGACACCAACCCGAGCAGCGTGTCGATGTCCTGCGGCTTCACCGCCAGGAGCAGGACCCGGGCCCGGGCGGCGGCGTCGGCGAGCTCCACCGCGGGGACGCCGTAGCGCGCGGTCAGCTCGGCGGCGCGCTCGGCACTGCGCTCGACGACCAGGATCCCGTCGGGCCCACCGCGCCGGACCAGGCCGGACAGCAGCGCCTCGCCGATCTTCCCGCCCCCGATGACGGCCAGCCCGCGCCGGCCCGTGGCGGTCACGCCCGGCCCCCGGCGACGGGCAGCAGCACGCGGACGGTGTGGCCCGCGGCCAGCAGGCGGGACTGGTCGTCGGTGGGTTCTCCCCAGGGCATGACGTGCTCCCAGCTGTCGGGCGAGCGGCCGTTCCAGGCGGCGCGCTCACCGGTGATGGCGATCAGTCGTGGATCGGTGGTCGCGACGGCCGGCTCGCCGTCCCCGGCCATCAGGATGTTCACGCAGCGGACGAACGAGAGCTCCGCACCTGCCCCCCGGCCGGCGACCAGCCGCACCCGGCCTCCGGCCAGCGCGCGGCACCGGTCCTCCGCCCACGGCTCGCCCGCCGGGACCACCACCCGGGCCCCGGGCAGCGCCCGCGCCACCGGGTCGACCTCGGCCGGCGGGCCGGTCAGGGCGACGGCGAGACCGCGGGCGGTCAGCTCCCCGGCCGCCCGGGTCCGCGCGGCGACCGTCACCTCACAGGCGGCGGCGAGCCCAGCGTCGACCACCCGCACGGCGAGCCCTGCGGTTCCGGCGTCGGACGCCGCTGCGGCGAGGTCCAGGGCGACCAGCCGGCCGGCGGCGACCAGCTCACCGGCGGCGTGGACGGCGTCCTCCTGGGCGAGCGCCGGGTGCGCGCGCGGGCCGGGCAGCCGGCGGAAGCGTGGACGGACGGACACGCCCGAAACCGTAGTGCTCCGGCGTGTGCTCGGTCGGGGGGCCGGGTAGCGGCGGCTGCATGGCAGGAGAACTGGACGGGATGAGGGTGGCCGTGCTGGCCACCGACGGCGTGGAGCAGGTCGAGCTGGACCAGCCCTGGCAGGCCCTCGAGGAGGCCGGTGCGGAGCCGGAGCTGGTCTCGTTCGCCACCGGCACGATCACCGCCTACCAGCACATCGACAAGGGCGAGCGCCGCACCGTCGACACCGATCTGGGCTCGGCGGACCCCGACGACTACGCGGCGCTGGTGCTGCCCGGAGGCGTCATCAACGGCGACTTCCTGCGCGCCGACGCCGACGCCGTCACCTTCGTGAAGGCGTTCTTCGATGCCGGCAAGCCGGTCGCGGCCATCTGCCACGCGCCGTGGGTGCTGATCGAGGCCGGCGTCGTCCGCGGCCGACGCATGACCTCGTGGCCCTCGCTGCAGACCGACCTGCGCAATGCCGGCGCGACGTGGGTCGACGAGGAGGTCGTCGTCGACGGGAACCTGGTCACCAGCCGCAAGCCCGACGACCTCGACGCCTTCGGCGCCGCGATCGTGGAGGAGTTCGCCGTCTCCCGCGAGGAGGAGCCGGCCGACGCCTGACCGCCCCTCGGCGGTCAGGAGGTCGCGAGGAGGGTGGCCGCCGGGGCGATGGTCAGCAGGGTGCCCGCGAACACCAGGACGGCGAGCATCCAGGATCCCACGGGTTCGGTGCCCTGCCGCCGGCGCCACAGGTTGACCCCGCCCACCAAGCCGGTGACGGCGAGGGGGGCCAGGAAGACCGCCAGGTGCGGGACCATCTCCCAGAGGACTGTGGCGGCGAAGTAGATCCCCACCCCGGCCGCCAGGGCGATGACCAGCTCGCCGGCGAAGCGCAGCCAGGCCAGCGCGCTCTCCCGCGGCGTCGCGTCGAGGCTCCCGTCGTCGACCTCACCGGCGCGCACCACCGGGATCGGGCCGGTGGAGGCGACCCCGCCGGGGGCGGGCGCGGTCCGGGCCGCGGTACGCGTGGCCCGGCGGTGCCCGCCGGCCGCCTCGGCCGACCGGCGCAGCGAGGGCACCGGCGCCGACGGCTGGGGGACGCCGGGCTTGCGGTCGGGGCGCAGCCCGGGGATCGCGGCGGTCGCGGGGTCGGGCGCGCGCTCCGGGGCGCGGCTCCCGCGCGCCGGGGCCGCCGCCGGATCGGAGGACTGCAGGTCGCTGCGGCGCCGGCCGTAGCCGGCCCGGACGGCCGCCGCCGGGTCGTCGGCGCGCCGCTGGCGGATGCCGGTGTCGTCGTCGTCGACACGGCGCCGGCGGGCGGTGCGGGCGGCGGACTCGATGCCGGCCTCGCGGAGTATCTCGGCGAGCGAGCGCCCTCCCGTGTCCGGGTTCCAGTCCGGTTCGGCCATCACACCCCTCCCAACGAGTCCAGCCTGCGCAGGATGACTCCCTCGCGCAGCGCCCACGGACAGATCCGCACGCACCGTACGTCGAGCGCACGTAGAGTCGCGGCAGCGACAACCGCCCCAGCGGGAACCTGGTGCGCGCGGTCGGGCGAGACCCCCCGGAGCTCGGCCAGCGCCGAGCTCTCGATCCGCGAGACGAAGCCGACCAGCTGCTCCAGCCCGTCGGCGGTGAGCTCCCGCGGGACCTGCAGCCCCGCCGAGTACGGGGCGGCCCCCGTCAGGCGGGCGAGGGTGCGGAAGGTCTTGCTGGTGGCTGCCACGAGGTCCGGCGTCCCGGCGCCGCGCAGCTTCTTCGCGGCCGGCTCGATCAGCCCCCTCGCGTAGGTGTTCAGGTCGTCCAGCGCCGCCAGGTCCGGCCGCCCGCCCCGCTGGGCCTCGGGCAGGAACCGCCGGGACATGCGACCGGCACCGAGCGGCAGGGACAGGGCGACGTCCGGCTCCTCGTCGACACCGCTGGCCAGCTCGAGCGATCCGCCGCCGATGTCGAGAACGAGCAGCCGTCCCGCACTCCAGCCGAACCACCGGCGGACGGCGAGGAAGGTCAGCCGGGCCTCGTCCTCACCGCTCAGGACCTGCAGCTCGACGCCGGTCCGCTCGCGGATGCGGTGGAGCACCTCGACGCCGTTGGCCGCATCCCGGAT is a genomic window of Blastococcus sp. HT6-30 containing:
- the proC gene encoding pyrroline-5-carboxylate reductase: MTATGRRGLAVIGGGKIGEALLSGLVRRGGPDGILVVERSAERAAELTARYGVPAVELADAAARARVLLLAVKPQDIDTLLGLVSGHVDDGHLVVSVAAGVPTKRIEAALPAGVPVVRVMPNTPALVDEGMSVLSAGAHAGEEHLDEAEALLAAVGQVRRVPESQQDAVTALSGSGPAYFFYLVEAMVDAGILLGLPRTLAADLIVQTALGAAVMMRDSGEHPVQLREAVSSPGGTTIAAIRELEKHGVRAALMAAIEAAHTRSLELGVDKS
- a CDS encoding type 1 glutamine amidotransferase domain-containing protein, whose product is MAGELDGMRVAVLATDGVEQVELDQPWQALEEAGAEPELVSFATGTITAYQHIDKGERRTVDTDLGSADPDDYAALVLPGGVINGDFLRADADAVTFVKAFFDAGKPVAAICHAPWVLIEAGVVRGRRMTSWPSLQTDLRNAGATWVDEEVVVDGNLVTSRKPDDLDAFGAAIVEEFAVSREEEPADA
- a CDS encoding HAD-IB family hydrolase, which gives rise to MPRLPVRGRRAAQPTERTAEETRAHVAGAASAAAAEVAAPSAVEPDLTAAAFFDVDNTMMMGASLFWFARGLAARKYLSSRDIARFAWQQAKFRIAGNESADDMHTIRENALAFVAGREVSEIAQAGEEIYDELMADRIWSGTRVLAQQHLDAGQRVWLVTATPVELASIIAHRLGLTGALGTVSEIVDGRYTGRLVGELMHGPAKAEAVRALAEREGLDLSRCTAYSDSANDLPMLSLTGTAVAVNPDTELRAVARARGWAIRDYRTGRKAAKIGVPTVAAAALSGGLVGGALALRRRNKLSWWAAEPVTPVEEPRPAWQALQAPKTLFRRRSSW
- a CDS encoding AMP-binding protein, which codes for MSEAGTSLAALVRAAAQRDPDAPAVVAGDRRLSWGQLDAAVDRVAAGYADRGLTPGDRVAVQLPNGLDWLRAVLGALRAGLVVVPVNTAYTDPELEHVLTDSGAALLVATAEREAPGGVPVWAGPPEADGPAAAVDDDPEALAFLCYTSGTTGRPRGAMLTSGALRANQEQCLAMSPPPVRPDDRVLLALPLFHVYGLNAGFGLVAATGACAVLLESFDPRGSLAVMAEEQVTAVPGAPPMYQAWLAAADAAGLEDPAHPDAELRRAFAAVRIASAGAAPLPEEVWAAMRERAAVTVWEGYGLTEAAPVVASTLATGRAKPACIGGPVPGVELALRDTATIGAATVEPPAGEETGDGADGPGTGHADDTDDADDADAGPGEIWVRGPNLFAGYWPDGADGPDADGWLGTGDLAYRDADGDLHLVDRRSDLILVSGFNVYPAEVERILDQHPAVVESAVIGIPDPRTGAAVRAVVVLAPGESLTVDGLQAHAAESLARYKVPSSVQFLSSLPHSLTGKVSRARLRELGLTGAGEAAGG
- a CDS encoding lysophospholipid acyltransferase family protein — encoded protein: MPEARVIPLRRDDDEPYVPAAPPPGWEEQLAGGVDFLERRLTGDYRTDEFGFDPDLTDHVLLPVLRPLFQKWFRVETLGLENVPADSGALVVANHSGTLPVDALMTTVALHDQHPAARRFRLLGADLVFELPMVGAMARKLGATLACNEDAERLLTEGELVGVFPEGFKGIGKPFRERYTLQRFGRGGFVSAALRTGAPIVPCAIVGAEEIYPMIGNAKTAARLLGLPYFPVTPTFPLLGPLGLVPLPSKWLIAFGTPIETASYGPAAAEDPMLVFNLTDQVRETIQHSLYQLLLRRKSVFGA
- a CDS encoding DUF5667 domain-containing protein, with amino-acid sequence MIRHDDGSTLTGPPATPGPEDALVARLESLAAHLDTGPDPQYQARARARLVAMAAVRTPAPAPRTLRDRLLAARAVDRPPSRWRGRITAGLAGAAVGVTGLAALVAVAAGAQPGDPLYDLKRGTEQTQLALAGDSRGQTLLELASTRLGELGLLVGEDDAALVGRTLATMDGHTTEGAAWLTERAVRMRDPEPLQALARWTAEQSTGLSGLQGSVPAGAEPAFDRSADLLGALTGRAEGLRTALSCASGPATTGADALGPVPGLCLADTPPEVVEAPPGTPRSDPGRGTDTGTGTGTAVPPSAGPADPATPSGSGTPSPGTPGVPGQAAVPTELPVPAQNGGVLPPVPSLPLPDGSGAVPSGTPDPPVVAVPLPGPVRICFPPLATIGDC
- a CDS encoding sigma-70 family RNA polymerase sigma factor, with protein sequence MPHPLDAERAAGPAARPGPRATPFPRSSSEVLQAVPEPPAEPAEEIAEPPTDVVAELAAADPGAVAAGNVDVWELVSLAQGGDAEAFGRLYDHYVTLVHRYVYHRVGERATAEDITSETFVRALRRIDSLSFQGRDVGAWLVTIARNIIRDQVKSSRFRLEITTADMRDADRVTDGPEDAVLQHLTNEQLLACVGQLGSEQQECIVLRFLHGLSVSETAEIMGKKDGAIKALQHRAVRRLASLLPEGLR
- a CDS encoding AURKAIP1/COX24 domain-containing protein, which produces MGSVIKKRRKRMAKKKHRKLLKKTRVQRRNKK
- a CDS encoding helix-turn-helix domain-containing protein — encoded protein: MTMPQRHAAATVVRPGMPVPRPMGRPMSAAAVARPVPAQHPAAMPLGRPAVPAPRAAVTFLTVAEVASMMRVSKMTVYRLVHAGELSAVRVGRSFRVPERAVQDYLRDAYTDIA
- a CDS encoding Ppx/GppA phosphatase family protein, with product MRLGVLDVGSNTVHLLVVDAHRGAHPTPMHDDRWLLRLAEQIGDDGLLSKAGEKALLRAVQAACDQAEKQGCEELLAMVTSAIRDAANGVEVLHRIRERTGVELQVLSGEDEARLTFLAVRRWFGWSAGRLLVLDIGGGSLELASGVDEEPDVALSLPLGAGRMSRRFLPEAQRGGRPDLAALDDLNTYARGLIEPAAKKLRGAGTPDLVAATSKTFRTLARLTGAAPYSAGLQVPRELTADGLEQLVGFVSRIESSALAELRGVSPDRAHQVPAGAVVAAATLRALDVRCVRICPWALREGVILRRLDSLGGV
- a CDS encoding NAD-dependent epimerase/dehydratase family protein, which codes for MPPAVVLVTGVSRWLGGALAAELAADPRIRRVIGVDTVPPSPDMLRRLGRTEFVRADIRNPLIGKVIAAASVDTVVHMNISSTPAGSGGRVPMKELNVIGTMQLLAACQRAPSVRRFVLKSTSAVYGASSRDPAVFTEAMQARQVPSGGFAKDSVDIEGYVRSFGRRRPDVDLAVLRFTNFIGPRIDSLLTGFLRMPLVPTALGYDARVQLLHEDDALAVLTRASTGDYVGTVNVGGQGTLLLSQAIRRLGRIEVPLPSPALGSVGRLSRRFGFVDYSPEQMRFLNFGRVVDTTVLRTEFGYTPRHTTEAALADYARTVPPVVDPGAVRSVAGGLRSLLGRVGDTANTVGQRFRPAPPPPGLRAVRDA